Within Blattabacterium cuenoti, the genomic segment CTCTTTAGTCATTCTTTTAGCAACTGTAGCATCTTTTGGATTACCTACTTGGCCTATTTTAGCTATTATAGGAATAGATGAATTAATGGATATGGCTAGAACGACCGTAAATGTTATAGGAAATGGATTAGCTAGTTGTGTTATAGCTCGTTCAGAAGGAGAATTAGACGATAAAAAAATGTTAGATTATCTCAATAAAGATTGAGAATTAATGAATTATTTTTTATTCTTTTTGTTTTGAATTTGAAGGATTTTTTTTATAGAAAAAAAAAATATTCTATAGATACAAATGGAGTAGTTACAAAAAAGAGTTTTTCCAATATTGCTCTAATAAAATATTGGGGGAAACAAAAGAATAAAATTCAAATTCCGTTGAATTCGTCTATTAGTTATTCTCTAGAAGATGTTTACACGGTAACACGATTGATTTACCATCTTAAAGAAAGAAAAAAAAGAAATTTTTCTGTAAGAGTTTTTTTTTCAGGAAAAGAAGAAAATCGTTTTATTCCAAAAATTTTAGAATTTTTTCATAGAATTTCATTTTATTGTTCTTATTTACGAGATTTTCATTTCGTGATAGAAACAGAAAATACTTTTCCACACAGTAGTGGAATCGCTTCTTCTGCTTCTTCTATGAGTGCTTTAGCTTTATGTATCATGGAAATAGAAAGAAAATTAGTTTCTTCTTTGAAGGAAGATTTTTTTTTAAGAAAAGCTTCTTTTTTAGCTAGATTAGGATCCGGTAGCGCTTGTAGATCTATTTATCCTGGACTTGTAGTTTGGGGGATTCATAAATCCATAAAAGGAAGTAATAATCTTTATGCTATCCCCTACCCCTATCAAGTTCATCCTATTTTTACCGAAATGGTAGATACTATTTTAGTCATAGATGAAGAGCCTAAAGAAATATCTAGTTCCAAAGGACATCAATTAATGAATAATAATCCTTATGCCAAAGAGAGATTTAAATGCGCCCATAAAAATATGGAGAGACTGATCTCTATATTAAAAGTAGGAGATTTACAAGATTTTGGAGAATTAATAGAACATGAAGCTTTGAGCCTTCATGCCATGATTATGACCTCTCATCCCTATTTTTTATGGATGAAGCCAAATACACTTAACGTTCTTTATAAAGTATGGGATTTTAGAAAACAAAGCAGAAAAAATATCTATTTTACACTAGATGCAGGAGCCAACGTTCATCTTTTATATCCTATTCAAGAAAAAAAATTCATCATGAAATTGATAGATAATGATCTGTTATCTTACTGTAAAAAAATTATAGAAAGTTTTTGTAAATAAATTCATATCGATCATGAATTGATGAATATGATGAAATTGTCTATATTTGACTTACAATTAAAATAAGAGAATAAATGGTGGACGTAGCTCAGTTGGTTTAGAGCATCAGATTGTGGTTCTGAGGGTCGCCGGTTCGAATCCGGTTGTCCACCCTCCTTAGGATTAGGAATTTAATACTTGTTTTATTCTTGTCAAAGCTTTTATGATTTCTTCTTCTGTAGAAGCATAAGAAATACGTAAACTTTCATTATCGCCAAAAGCGCTTCCACTAACAGTAGCTACTTGAGCTTTTTCAAGTAAAAACGTTGATAATTCATCAGAATTATGAATAATTTTTCCATTAAATTTTTTACCAAAAAGATCTGAAACATTTGGAAAAACATAAAAAGCTCCATCAGGGTTATTAAATTGGAATCCAGGGATTTCTTTCATCATTTCCAAAATTAAATTTCTTCTTTTTTTAAATTCCTTGATCATATATCCAATTTGATTGGGTGAAGCTTGTAACGCAGAAATAGCTGCACGTTGCGCGATAGAATTAGCACAAGATGTTGTTTGTCCTTGTATTTTATCACAAGATTTAGAAATCCATTCTGGAGCTCCAATATATCCAATTCTCCATCCCGTCATAGAAAAAGCTTTAGATAACCCATTCATTGTAATGACTTGATTCTGAATATCAGGAAAAACACCAATACTGGTATGTTTTACTGAGTAACAAATGTGTTCATAAATTTCGTCAGAAAGAATGATGATTTTGGAATGTTTCTTAAAAACTTCTACTAAGTTTCCTAATTCTTGATAGGAATAAATACTTCCTGTAGGATTGCAAGGGGTACTAAAAATAAA encodes:
- a CDS encoding diphosphomevalonate/mevalonate 3,5-bisphosphate decarboxylase family protein is translated as MRINELFFILFVLNLKDFFYRKKKYSIDTNGVVTKKSFSNIALIKYWGKQKNKIQIPLNSSISYSLEDVYTVTRLIYHLKERKKRNFSVRVFFSGKEENRFIPKILEFFHRISFYCSYLRDFHFVIETENTFPHSSGIASSASSMSALALCIMEIERKLVSSLKEDFFLRKASFLARLGSGSACRSIYPGLVVWGIHKSIKGSNNLYAIPYPYQVHPIFTEMVDTILVIDEEPKEISSSKGHQLMNNNPYAKERFKCAHKNMERLISILKVGDLQDFGELIEHEALSLHAMIMTSHPYFLWMKPNTLNVLYKVWDFRKQSRKNIYFTLDAGANVHLLYPIQEKKFIMKLIDNDLLSYCKKIIESFCK
- a CDS encoding pyridoxal phosphate-dependent aminotransferase yields the protein MKNRLLSHRLKNLSYSQTLAMSGKARELKKKGYDIINLSLGEPNFFPPDFVLKAAKKAIDEGFHYYTPVSGYLELRETICKKFLRDNGLKYSTSQIVVSTGGKQSIMNVLLSLLNKDDEVLIPSPYWVSYYQMVKLCEASPVIIPTTMKTNFKIHPKQLEKAITPKTKLFIFSTPCNPTGSIYSYQELGNLVEVFKKHSKIIILSDEIYEHICYSVKHTSIGVFPDIQNQVITMNGLSKAFSMTGWRIGYIGAPEWISKSCDKIQGQTTSCANSIAQRAAISALQASPNQIGYMIKEFKKRRNLILEMMKEIPGFQFNNPDGAFYVFPNVSDLFGKKFNGKIIHNSDELSTFLLEKAQVATVSGSAFGDNESLRISYASTEEEIIKALTRIKQVLNS